A part of Patagioenas fasciata isolate bPatFas1 chromosome 30, bPatFas1.hap1, whole genome shotgun sequence genomic DNA contains:
- the LOC139825906 gene encoding uncharacterized protein isoform X4, producing MVVKVHHGDAHTAQSQPLKNIKANTGLAAPQRKMKVAVLSVALLFTILLCTPEDAQAFPGTLLEASGGSLLHEGLKLGRVKRAALPLSLRVDDVLQQKHQVPDLPDAEVLVHPSPPLLVSSIRASPAPQRVLGGQNVDLEANRGDCPCPVSQAMLDRAAPMTFGAPSGALRTQRVTVQARLGLWGLTDPKDHPEGWAGFWEM from the exons atggttgtaaaagtacatcatggagatgctcacacagcccagagtcagccactgaagaatatcaaagcaaacacag gactcgctgcaccgcagaggaagatgaaggtcgcagtgctcagtgtggccctgctcttcaccatcctgctgtgcaccccagaggatgcgcag gcatttccaggaacattgctggaagcaagtggagggtctctcctgcat gagggactcaaactggggcgagtgaagagggctgcg ctccctctgtctctcagggtggatgatgttttgcagcagaaacaccaggttccagatcttccagatgctgaagtgctagtgcacccatctcctccattgctggtgagcagcatcagggcatctccagccccacaaagggtcctgggtgggcagaacgtggatctagaagcaaacagaggagactgtccatgccctgtgtcccaggccatgctggacagagctgcccccatgacttttggtgcacccagcggggctctacggacccagagggtcaccgtgcaggccaggctggggctctggggccttacagaccccaaggatcaccctgagggctgggcagggttctgggagatgtag
- the LOC139825906 gene encoding uncharacterized protein isoform X5, translating into MVVKVHHGDAHTAQSQPLKNIKANTGLAAPQRKMKVAVLSVALLFTILLCTPEDAQAFPGTLLEASGGSLLHLPLSLRVDDVLQQKHQVPDLPDAEVLVHPSPPLLVSSIRASPAPQRVLGGQNVDLEANRGDCPCPVSQAMLDRAAPMTFGAPSGALRTQRVTVQARLGLWGLTDPKDHPEGWAGFWEM; encoded by the exons atggttgtaaaagtacatcatggagatgctcacacagcccagagtcagccactgaagaatatcaaagcaaacacag gactcgctgcaccgcagaggaagatgaaggtcgcagtgctcagtgtggccctgctcttcaccatcctgctgtgcaccccagaggatgcgcag gcatttccaggaacattgctggaagcaagtggagggtctctcctgcat ctccctctgtctctcagggtggatgatgttttgcagcagaaacaccaggttccagatcttccagatgctgaagtgctagtgcacccatctcctccattgctggtgagcagcatcagggcatctccagccccacaaagggtcctgggtgggcagaacgtggatctagaagcaaacagaggagactgtccatgccctgtgtcccaggccatgctggacagagctgcccccatgacttttggtgcacccagcggggctctacggacccagagggtcaccgtgcaggccaggctggggctctggggccttacagaccccaaggatcaccctgagggctgggcagggttctgggagatgtag
- the LOC139825906 gene encoding uncharacterized protein isoform X6, with translation MVVKVHHGDAHTAQSQPLKNIKANTGLAAPQRKMKVAVLSVALLFTILLCTPEDAQAFPGTLLEASGGSLLHEGLKLGRVKRAALPLSLRVDDVLQQKHQVPDLPDAEVLVHPSPPLLN, from the exons atggttgtaaaagtacatcatggagatgctcacacagcccagagtcagccactgaagaatatcaaagcaaacacag gactcgctgcaccgcagaggaagatgaaggtcgcagtgctcagtgtggccctgctcttcaccatcctgctgtgcaccccagaggatgcgcag gcatttccaggaacattgctggaagcaagtggagggtctctcctgcat gagggactcaaactggggcgagtgaagagggctgcg ctccctctgtctctcagggtggatgatgttttgcagcagaaacaccaggttccagatcttccagatgctgaagtgctagtgcacccatctcctccattgctg aactga
- the LOC139825906 gene encoding uncharacterized protein isoform X3, with protein MVVKVHHGDAHTAQSQPLKNIKANTGLAAPQRKMKVAVLSVALLFTILLCTPEDAQAFPGTLLEASGGSLLHEGLKLGRVKRAAVGVTSSAAPHPPSHGHEAPGHPSVPQNMPVCPSTLPCTPCSPTEHPCSPVFSQGCPIAQGSHCIPFHPITTHYSPVHPTIPQDTAPSPGPPLLSVPHHTSSRTPFSLESPSPRTPLLSPASQCTQVCPSPNLSPQLPLSLRVDDVLQQKHQVPDLPDAEVLVHPSPPLLVSSIRASPAPQRVLGGQNVDLEANRGDCPCPVSQAMLDRAAPMTFGAPSGALRTQRVTVQARLGLWGLTDPKDHPEGWAGFWEM; from the exons atggttgtaaaagtacatcatggagatgctcacacagcccagagtcagccactgaagaatatcaaagcaaacacag gactcgctgcaccgcagaggaagatgaaggtcgcagtgctcagtgtggccctgctcttcaccatcctgctgtgcaccccagaggatgcgcag gcatttccaggaacattgctggaagcaagtggagggtctctcctgcat gagggactcaaactggggcgagtgaagagggctgcggtaggtgtcacaagttctgctgccccacaccctccctcccacggcCACGAAGCTCCAGGGCATCCcagtgtgccccagaacatgccagtgtgccccagtacactcccatgcaccccctgcagccccacagaacatccctgctccccagtgttttcccagggatgccccattgcccagggctcccattgcattcccttccatcccatcacaacccactacagcccagtgcaccccacgataccccaggacacagccccttccccaggacctccactgctttctgtgccccaccacacaagctcacgcaccccattttccctggagtcaccttccccaaggaccccattgctttcccctgcctcccagtgcacccaagtgtgtccctcacccaacctttctccccagctccctctgtctctcagggtggatgatgttttgcagcagaaacaccaggttccagatcttccagatgctgaagtgctagtgcacccatctcctccattgctggtgagcagcatcagggcatctccagccccacaaagggtcctgggtgggcagaacgtggatctagaagcaaacagaggagactgtccatgccctgtgtcccaggccatgctggacagagctgcccccatgacttttggtgcacccagcggggctctacggacccagagggtcaccgtgcaggccaggctggggctctggggccttacagaccccaaggatcaccctgagggctgggcagggttctgggagatgtag
- the LOC139825906 gene encoding uncharacterized protein isoform X7: MVVKVHHGDAHTAQSQPLKNIKANTGLAAPQRKMKVAVLSVALLFTILLCTPEDAQAFPGTLLEASGGSLLHLPLSLRVDDVLQQKHQVPDLPDAEVLVHPSPPLLN; the protein is encoded by the exons atggttgtaaaagtacatcatggagatgctcacacagcccagagtcagccactgaagaatatcaaagcaaacacag gactcgctgcaccgcagaggaagatgaaggtcgcagtgctcagtgtggccctgctcttcaccatcctgctgtgcaccccagaggatgcgcag gcatttccaggaacattgctggaagcaagtggagggtctctcctgcat ctccctctgtctctcagggtggatgatgttttgcagcagaaacaccaggttccagatcttccagatgctgaagtgctagtgcacccatctcctccattgctg aactga